In one window of Nakamurella sp. PAMC28650 DNA:
- a CDS encoding GtrA family protein: protein MATPESHPPVANAAAAGSVSSDVVSARRFRFAGRRFLSPQVLQFALFAVNGALVAVVYSIVVWSLISLSPRSFTFDVVIAYGISVVANYLGARLIFRSATRMRTHVPRYLTVVALNFVLAAAVAWSLDYIGAPRIISAYAPVVVTAVPSFLLMRRWVFRPETSPTVS, encoded by the coding sequence ATGGCCACGCCCGAGAGTCACCCTCCTGTTGCGAACGCAGCGGCTGCCGGGTCGGTCTCGTCGGATGTGGTGTCGGCCCGTCGGTTCCGGTTCGCGGGGCGGCGATTTCTGAGCCCGCAGGTCTTGCAGTTCGCCCTGTTCGCGGTGAACGGTGCCCTGGTGGCCGTGGTCTACAGCATTGTGGTCTGGTCCCTCATCTCCCTGTCTCCCCGCAGTTTCACGTTCGACGTCGTCATCGCCTACGGCATCAGTGTCGTCGCCAACTATCTCGGGGCCAGGCTGATCTTCCGCAGTGCGACCAGGATGCGCACCCACGTACCCCGCTATCTGACGGTGGTGGCCCTCAACTTCGTCCTGGCCGCGGCCGTGGCCTGGTCGCTCGATTACATCGGTGCCCCACGAATCATTTCCGCCTACGCACCGGTGGTGGTGACGGCGGTCCCGTCGTTCCTCCTCATGCGACGCTGGGTGTTCCGCCCGGAGACGAGTCCCACCGTCAGCTGA
- the menD gene encoding 2-succinyl-5-enolpyruvyl-6-hydroxy-3-cyclohexene-1-carboxylic-acid synthase, which translates to MNPSTAFARVLVDELIAGGVTDAVLAPGSRNAPLSIALYDADSRGRLRLHVRIDERTAGFLAVGLARISGRPVVVVTTSGTAVANLHPAVLEAHHGGVPLLVLSADRPPALRDVGANQVIDQRGVFGPALRFFHEFGVASDRPGQNATWRSMICRALAHSLGSGTGFAGPVQLDVPLVEPLMPDESEAGWPETLEGRASPTGASLPWTAIDTAAPDEVLAGVDVPAGRVGMIPAPAEGERVLFLGDLTHPAAGPLAALGHVVISEAGGAAGSAVISAGMHLLAVPGFLEPGLPDRVVVLGRPTMYRQITALLADSMIAVDVLASPFGFADPTGRARRVAPVLAPLSGPGDTEFVGFWREAEAAAAQQISQVVGDMDIACSPRLAAQLVSLLPDGSTLMLGSSQPPRDVGLSSAPRDGLRLVANRGVAGIDGTVSTSVGVALGAGPDAGPTVALLGDLTFLHDMTGLVIGPHEPRPDLTIVVSNNGGGGIFHTLEPGEPLYARAFERVFGTPHDVQLAGVVEAAGWEHVLVSSADELAEAIADPTGIRVVEVPTGRTDLRELHSRIRAAVSRAVRG; encoded by the coding sequence GTGAACCCGTCGACGGCCTTTGCCCGTGTCCTGGTCGATGAGCTGATCGCCGGCGGCGTCACCGATGCGGTGCTGGCGCCCGGTTCGCGGAACGCCCCACTGTCCATCGCGTTGTACGACGCCGACTCCCGTGGCCGCCTCCGGCTGCACGTCCGCATCGACGAGCGGACCGCCGGTTTCCTGGCGGTCGGACTCGCCCGCATCTCCGGGCGGCCGGTCGTGGTCGTCACCACCTCCGGTACCGCCGTCGCCAACCTGCACCCCGCCGTCCTGGAAGCGCATCACGGAGGTGTCCCGCTGCTCGTGCTGTCGGCGGACCGGCCGCCGGCGCTGCGGGACGTCGGAGCCAACCAGGTCATCGACCAACGGGGGGTGTTCGGGCCGGCGTTGCGCTTCTTCCACGAGTTCGGGGTCGCGAGCGACAGGCCCGGCCAGAACGCCACGTGGCGCTCGATGATCTGCCGGGCCCTTGCGCACAGTCTTGGCTCCGGAACGGGTTTCGCCGGGCCGGTGCAGCTCGACGTGCCGCTGGTGGAGCCGCTGATGCCCGACGAGTCGGAAGCCGGCTGGCCGGAGACGCTGGAGGGCCGCGCGAGTCCGACCGGCGCGTCGCTTCCGTGGACGGCCATCGACACCGCCGCCCCGGACGAGGTCCTGGCCGGTGTCGACGTTCCCGCCGGCCGGGTAGGAATGATTCCGGCTCCGGCCGAGGGCGAGCGCGTCCTGTTCCTGGGGGACCTGACCCACCCGGCCGCCGGGCCGTTGGCGGCCCTCGGCCACGTGGTGATCTCCGAGGCCGGCGGCGCCGCTGGATCGGCGGTCATCTCGGCCGGAATGCACCTGTTGGCCGTGCCCGGGTTCCTGGAACCCGGACTGCCGGATCGTGTGGTGGTGCTCGGCCGACCGACCATGTACCGCCAGATCACGGCGCTGCTGGCTGATTCGATGATCGCTGTGGACGTGCTCGCCTCGCCGTTCGGCTTCGCCGATCCGACGGGCAGGGCCCGGCGGGTGGCGCCGGTGCTGGCACCGCTGTCCGGACCGGGGGACACCGAGTTCGTCGGCTTCTGGAGGGAGGCGGAAGCCGCTGCTGCCCAACAGATCTCGCAGGTGGTGGGTGACATGGACATCGCCTGCTCGCCGCGGTTGGCGGCTCAGCTGGTGTCCCTGCTCCCCGACGGTTCGACCCTGATGCTCGGGTCGTCGCAGCCGCCTCGCGATGTCGGGTTGTCGTCGGCGCCGCGGGACGGGCTGCGACTGGTGGCCAATCGCGGCGTGGCCGGCATCGACGGCACCGTCTCGACGTCGGTCGGCGTGGCGTTGGGGGCCGGCCCTGACGCGGGTCCGACCGTCGCGCTCCTCGGCGATCTGACCTTCCTGCACGACATGACGGGCCTGGTGATCGGTCCTCACGAACCCCGCCCCGACCTGACCATCGTCGTCTCCAACAACGGGGGTGGCGGCATCTTCCACACGCTGGAGCCGGGAGAACCGCTGTACGCCAGAGCATTCGAGCGGGTCTTCGGGACACCCCACGACGTCCAGCTGGCCGGCGTGGTGGAAGCGGCCGGCTGGGAGCACGTGCTCGTGTCCTCCGCGGACGAACTGGCCGAGGCGATCGCCGACCCGACCGGAATCAGGGTGGTCGAGGTGCCCACCGGCCGGACCGATCTACGCGAGTTACACAGCCGGATCCGCGCCGCCGTGTCCAGAGCAGTCAGGGGCTGA
- a CDS encoding isochorismate synthase MenF, giving the protein MSASPAAPAQIRAISRPLPMPLDLVALAPASRGALSFLRNGEGLIGWGEHARMTAKGPEAASEIRSWFDGVVADLSVSDPVGLPGSGPIAFVSLGFDDTDVSVAIVPSVVIGVRGTTAFSTVIGDSALGEPTPVRSPGTISYSDASMSVAGFTSAVAAATERIRSGELFKVVLAHDLDATAEYEVDERFLLRRLAAAYPSCWTYAVDGLIGASPETLIRRVDGEITSRVLAGTAWAEHADDTVAADLMLSRKDLAEHAFAVDSVAAVLREVIPDLQVPVGPHPLTLANLTHLATDISGHLPTGGPSALELAAMLHPTAAVGGTPTDVARQMIRELEPAPRGRYAAPVGWLDASGDGEFAIALRCASVAGHTVRMIAGCGIVADSDPETEAREAQVKMIPIRDALEAGR; this is encoded by the coding sequence GTGTCCGCATCTCCCGCAGCCCCGGCTCAAATCCGGGCCATCAGCCGCCCGTTGCCGATGCCGCTCGACCTGGTCGCGCTCGCTCCGGCATCCCGGGGTGCGCTGTCGTTCCTGCGGAACGGCGAGGGTCTGATCGGCTGGGGAGAGCACGCCCGGATGACGGCCAAGGGCCCGGAAGCCGCGTCCGAGATCCGCTCCTGGTTCGACGGGGTCGTCGCCGATCTGTCGGTGTCCGACCCGGTCGGGCTCCCTGGCAGCGGCCCGATCGCCTTCGTCTCGCTCGGGTTCGACGACACCGACGTGTCGGTCGCGATCGTGCCGTCGGTGGTCATCGGTGTTCGCGGCACCACGGCGTTCAGCACGGTGATCGGTGACTCGGCACTCGGTGAGCCGACACCGGTGCGGTCCCCCGGCACCATCAGCTACTCCGACGCCTCGATGTCGGTGGCCGGGTTCACCTCGGCCGTCGCCGCCGCCACGGAACGCATCAGGTCCGGCGAACTCTTCAAGGTGGTGTTGGCCCACGACCTGGACGCGACCGCCGAGTACGAGGTGGACGAGCGGTTCCTGCTCCGCCGTCTCGCCGCGGCCTACCCGAGCTGCTGGACGTATGCCGTCGACGGGCTGATCGGGGCAAGTCCGGAGACCCTCATCCGCCGGGTCGACGGCGAGATCACCTCCCGGGTGCTCGCGGGAACGGCGTGGGCCGAGCACGCGGACGACACGGTGGCCGCCGACCTGATGCTCAGCCGGAAGGATCTGGCCGAGCACGCTTTCGCCGTCGATTCGGTGGCCGCGGTGCTGCGCGAGGTCATCCCGGATCTGCAGGTACCCGTCGGGCCGCACCCCCTGACGCTTGCGAACCTGACCCATCTGGCCACCGACATCAGCGGGCACCTACCGACCGGCGGGCCCAGTGCCCTGGAGCTGGCCGCGATGCTGCATCCGACCGCCGCTGTCGGCGGGACCCCCACAGACGTTGCACGCCAAATGATCCGGGAGCTCGAACCAGCTCCGCGCGGCCGGTACGCCGCGCCGGTCGGCTGGCTCGATGCCTCCGGCGACGGCGAGTTCGCGATCGCCCTGCGTTGCGCCTCGGTGGCCGGACACACCGTCCGGATGATCGCCGGCTGCGGCATCGTCGCCGATTCCGACCCGGAGACCGAGGCCCGCGAGGCCCAGGTCAAGATGATCCCGATCCGCGACGCACTGGAAGCCGGACGCTGA
- a CDS encoding DUF3592 domain-containing protein: protein MSADVPPPVTPAATPSVTPPAIGPGTARPTGALPPVATAPRPVRLPVRRIRIRRAAPGSGWLLASRIVLGAALAVTLMIAALAAGSRLDDRRIDQHLGTATATVLSLSALHTGIEFVDGGGVTIRPPDGVLYPGLLSVGQKFKIEYSTLDPTIVRVAGRTAAVGNLILLITLGVTWLVALGANLVLRRRWRAIASRAAIRPDPLRLGSTP, encoded by the coding sequence GTGTCCGCTGACGTTCCCCCACCGGTGACGCCGGCGGCGACTCCGTCCGTGACCCCGCCGGCGATCGGACCCGGGACGGCGCGGCCGACCGGGGCCCTGCCACCTGTCGCGACCGCGCCCCGGCCGGTCCGGCTGCCGGTCAGGAGGATCAGGATCCGGCGGGCCGCCCCCGGATCCGGCTGGCTCCTGGCGTCCCGCATCGTGCTGGGCGCGGCCCTCGCGGTGACGCTGATGATCGCGGCCCTGGCCGCTGGAAGCCGACTCGACGATCGCCGGATCGATCAGCACCTGGGGACTGCGACGGCGACGGTGCTCTCCCTCTCGGCGCTGCACACGGGCATCGAGTTCGTCGACGGCGGCGGTGTCACCATCCGCCCTCCGGACGGGGTGCTCTATCCGGGACTGCTGTCGGTCGGGCAGAAGTTCAAGATCGAGTATTCGACGCTCGACCCGACGATCGTCAGAGTGGCCGGACGCACCGCGGCCGTCGGCAATCTGATTCTGCTGATCACGCTCGGGGTCACCTGGCTGGTGGCCCTGGGCGCCAACCTGGTGCTGCGCCGTCGATGGCGTGCGATAGCGTCGCGGGCAGCGATCCGGCCCGATCCGCTGCGACTCGGCTCGACCCCCTGA
- a CDS encoding inositol monophosphatase — protein sequence MASPALASAGLISRALDVAGRLANDAAEVITATAGRMASPGAKAHPFDWVTETDRTLERHTRRVIAAEFPGSAVLGEEYGGSTGPDPLALPGEPGGPEHLWIVDPVDGTANYVAGIPWCCYSLALVDEQGPLVGVIADPYQGQIYAAARGLGLRANGRRVPPSTLTSLAGSLVFAEPSKPGERPDLGQLIVGTRAAHAGLRMVGSSALAITQVALGRAAVAILPSAGYHVWDVAGALILALEAGMTVCDLEGNESLLPLDGLIVAVPALADQAIELVRGLNSSGF from the coding sequence ATGGCCTCTCCCGCACTGGCGTCCGCCGGCTTGATCTCGCGTGCCCTCGACGTCGCGGGGCGGCTCGCGAACGACGCGGCCGAAGTGATCACCGCCACGGCCGGTCGGATGGCCTCGCCGGGGGCGAAAGCCCATCCTTTCGACTGGGTCACCGAGACCGATCGAACGCTCGAGCGACACACGCGCCGGGTCATCGCCGCCGAGTTCCCTGGCAGCGCCGTGCTGGGCGAGGAGTACGGCGGGTCCACCGGCCCCGATCCACTGGCCCTGCCGGGTGAACCGGGTGGCCCCGAGCACCTGTGGATCGTGGACCCGGTCGACGGCACGGCCAACTACGTGGCCGGCATCCCGTGGTGCTGCTACTCGTTGGCGCTGGTCGACGAGCAGGGGCCGCTGGTCGGCGTCATCGCCGATCCCTACCAGGGCCAGATCTATGCGGCCGCCCGCGGGCTCGGGCTACGGGCCAACGGGCGCAGGGTGCCCCCCAGCACGCTGACCTCGCTGGCCGGATCGCTGGTGTTCGCCGAGCCGAGCAAACCCGGAGAGCGGCCCGACCTCGGTCAGCTCATCGTCGGGACCAGGGCGGCACACGCCGGACTGCGGATGGTCGGATCATCGGCGCTGGCGATCACCCAGGTCGCGCTGGGGCGGGCAGCCGTCGCGATCCTCCCGTCGGCCGGATACCACGTCTGGGATGTCGCCGGCGCGCTGATCCTGGCACTGGAGGCCGGGATGACGGTCTGCGATCTGGAGGGCAACGAGAGCCTGCTACCGCTGGACGGGCTGATCGTGGCCGTCCCGGCGCTGGCCGATCAGGCGATCGAGCTCGTCAGGGGTTTGAACTCTTCAGGGTTTTGA
- a CDS encoding demethylmenaquinone methyltransferase, translating into MGRAGLEKNPRQVAAMFDGVAGRYDRTNTLLSFAQDRRWRRHSVRALDLMPGRKVLDVAAGTAVSTEELAQSGAWSVAADFSLGMLQAGASRGVPKVAGDAMHLPFADGSFDAVTISFGLRNVQDPGAALTEFARVTRPGGELLVCEFSSPRPAPIGFLYRWYLAHVLPRLAGRFSSNPEAYTYLGETINSWPDQPTLARMITRSGWGEVAWKNMTFGVVALHHAVRTNP; encoded by the coding sequence ATGGGACGCGCCGGACTGGAGAAGAACCCGCGGCAGGTCGCGGCGATGTTCGACGGGGTGGCCGGTCGCTACGACCGGACGAACACCCTGCTGTCGTTCGCGCAGGACCGGCGTTGGCGCCGGCACAGCGTGCGGGCGCTGGACCTGATGCCGGGTCGCAAGGTGCTCGACGTGGCCGCCGGCACGGCGGTCTCCACCGAGGAACTCGCCCAGAGCGGCGCCTGGAGCGTGGCGGCCGACTTCTCGCTCGGCATGCTGCAGGCCGGAGCCTCGCGGGGCGTGCCCAAGGTCGCCGGAGACGCCATGCACCTGCCGTTCGCGGACGGGAGCTTCGACGCCGTCACCATCTCCTTCGGACTACGCAATGTGCAGGACCCCGGCGCGGCCCTCACCGAGTTCGCGAGGGTCACCAGACCGGGGGGAGAACTCCTGGTCTGCGAGTTCTCGTCACCCCGCCCGGCGCCGATCGGCTTCCTCTACCGCTGGTACCTCGCGCACGTGCTGCCACGGCTGGCCGGCCGTTTCTCCTCGAACCCGGAGGCCTACACCTACCTGGGTGAGACCATCAATTCCTGGCCGGACCAGCCGACGCTGGCGCGGATGATCACCCGCTCCGGTTGGGGCGAGGTTGCCTGGAAGAACATGACTTTCGGCGTGGTCGCCCTGCACCACGCGGTGCGCACCAACCCCTGA
- a CDS encoding geranylgeranyl reductase family protein produces the protein MTQTSSNSEPSDFRPTAAKHPDTSADVIIVGAGPAGSTAAIYLARSGIDVLLLEKSVFPRDKVCGDGLTPRGTKQLLALGVDVSGDDWLRNKGLRVVGGGTRLELPWPTLQDYPDFGLVRPRRDFDQMLAEMAVKAGARLHVGTNVTGPIRDERTGRVVGVEARTENGPVSFHAPLVVAADGVSARIALGMGINKRDDRPLGVAVRRYYHSPLKTNDDYLESHLELWDRSNPSDPKLLPGYGWIFGLGDGTVNVGLGMLNSSKAFGKTDYRKLLRTWLDGTPEEWGLREENAIGGIGGAGLPMGFNRTPHYTDGLVLLGDAGGSVNPFNGEGIAYAMESAAMAAEAILQALGRPEGVSREAALQGYATAMKDHLGSYYRLGGLFSHLIGKPSIMATATRLGLPRKRLMYLVMKLLAGLYDSRDGDWADKVVRSLTRMVPSV, from the coding sequence GTGACCCAGACATCGAGCAACTCAGAGCCCAGTGATTTCCGCCCGACCGCCGCGAAGCACCCCGACACCAGCGCCGACGTCATCATCGTCGGGGCCGGACCGGCCGGGTCGACAGCGGCCATCTATCTCGCCCGCTCCGGCATCGACGTGCTGCTGCTGGAGAAATCGGTCTTTCCGCGCGACAAGGTCTGTGGCGATGGCCTCACCCCGCGAGGCACCAAGCAGTTGTTGGCGCTGGGTGTGGACGTCTCCGGCGACGACTGGCTGCGCAACAAGGGCCTGCGAGTGGTCGGTGGCGGCACCCGCCTCGAACTCCCGTGGCCGACCTTGCAGGACTACCCCGATTTCGGTCTCGTCCGTCCCCGCCGCGACTTCGACCAGATGCTGGCCGAGATGGCGGTCAAGGCCGGGGCCCGGCTGCACGTCGGCACCAATGTCACCGGCCCGATCCGGGACGAGCGGACCGGCCGTGTCGTCGGGGTCGAGGCCAGGACGGAGAACGGCCCGGTGTCCTTCCACGCCCCGCTGGTGGTGGCGGCCGACGGAGTGTCGGCGCGCATCGCACTCGGGATGGGCATCAACAAGCGTGACGACCGACCGCTGGGCGTTGCCGTCCGGCGGTACTACCACTCCCCGCTCAAGACGAACGACGACTACCTGGAATCGCACCTGGAGCTCTGGGACCGGTCCAATCCGTCGGACCCGAAGCTGCTCCCGGGCTACGGCTGGATCTTCGGTCTCGGTGACGGCACGGTGAACGTCGGCCTCGGCATGCTCAACTCCTCGAAGGCCTTCGGCAAGACCGACTACCGCAAACTGCTCAGGACGTGGCTCGACGGCACCCCGGAGGAGTGGGGCCTGCGCGAGGAGAACGCGATCGGCGGGATCGGCGGCGCCGGCCTTCCGATGGGATTCAACCGGACCCCGCACTACACCGACGGTCTCGTGCTCCTGGGTGACGCCGGCGGGTCGGTCAACCCGTTCAACGGCGAGGGCATCGCCTACGCGATGGAATCCGCGGCCATGGCCGCCGAGGCGATCCTGCAGGCGCTCGGGAGGCCAGAGGGGGTCAGCCGGGAGGCGGCTCTGCAGGGGTACGCCACGGCCATGAAGGACCATCTCGGCTCGTACTACCGGCTCGGCGGTCTGTTCTCCCACCTGATCGGCAAGCCGTCCATCATGGCGACGGCGACCCGGCTCGGACTTCCGCGCAAGCGGTTGATGTACCTGGTGATGAAGCTGCTGGCGGGGTTGTACGACAGCCGCGACGGCGACTGGGCGGACAAGGTCGTCCGTTCGCTGACCAGGATGGTGCCCAGCGTCTAG
- a CDS encoding NADH-quinone oxidoreductase subunit A, which produces MSAYLPILILLVVAGGFAVTNATVVTDKLGPSRFNRAKLDAYECGIEPTPLPAGTAGRFPIKFYLTAMLFIVFDIEIIFLYPWAQSAVALGVFGLIEMGLFIVTVFCAYAYVWRRGGLDWD; this is translated from the coding sequence ATGAGTGCGTATCTGCCGATTTTGATATTGCTGGTGGTGGCCGGCGGCTTCGCCGTCACCAACGCCACCGTGGTGACCGACAAACTGGGTCCGAGCCGGTTCAACCGCGCCAAGCTGGACGCCTACGAGTGCGGTATCGAGCCGACGCCCCTGCCGGCCGGCACCGCGGGCCGCTTCCCGATCAAGTTCTACCTGACGGCGATGTTGTTCATCGTCTTCGACATCGAGATCATCTTTCTCTACCCGTGGGCCCAGAGTGCTGTGGCACTAGGGGTTTTCGGGCTGATCGAGATGGGATTGTTCATCGTCACGGTGTTCTGCGCGTACGCCTACGTCTGGCGGCGTGGAGGGCTCGACTGGGACTGA